A window of the Pantoea sp. Lij88 genome harbors these coding sequences:
- the fdhF gene encoding formate dehydrogenase subunit alpha, translated as MSENYCTILFNGERLKGLANQPLIDFLDAHGKKLPHVCYHPALQPLQSCDVCWVDANGERVRGCTLRTEEGLTVQSEGSAVRAAQQEGMDRLLNRHELYCTVCEHNTGDCTLHNAVADMHIPIQYYPHQPKPYAKDHSNPFYTYDPDQCILCGCCVEACQNVEVNETLSIDYTQAHPRVLWDGGTEIAGSSCVSCGHCVTVCPCNALLEKTMQPDAGPFTAMDEGLKRPLIDFVKTLENSIGMEPITGVSKIDVALRQSEINRTKTVCTYCGVGCSFEIWTRDRHILKIQPVADAPANGISTCVKGKFGWDFVNSPERLTTPLIRENGRFRPASWDEALQRVAEGLQGIAQNYGGDAIGFIGSSKASNEEAYLTQKIARLIFGTNNVDNSSRYCQNPATEGLFRTVGYGGDAGTIKDLQETDLIVLVGSNLSENHPVIASHIKQSHKHRGQKLLVVDPRRHEMAERADCYLRIRPGTDLVWASAMAKYMFDHGHADEAFLAQRVNQVEEYRASLDAFTLAFASAICGLSEAELTKAAEMIGQAGSACILWAMGITQHSHGADTSTALSNLLLVTGNYGRPGTGGYPMRGHNNVQGASDFGCLSNLYPGYEKVTDAAVREKWACAWGVAPDALSDKPGADNFRMVQEAGEGKIRAMYITGEETAFADADAASVHAAFSKLEFMVVQDIFMSRTAEFADVVLPGAPSVEKEGTFVNTERRIQHFSPAMKPLGDCRPDWQIFTELAARLGHHWHYPNPGAIMAEAAGIAEIFAGVSYENLVGWQSQLWPVSAEGESTPRLYTERFNFPDGKARLYPLSWQPPAEQEDAEYNLLLNNGRMLEHFQSMNQTGQGGRMMSLSPNAFVEISPELAASRALSEGEWVRITSRRGSLDVPVVITERVAGNVLFMPIHHGKDGVNALTGEHHDPDVNTPAYKEIAVNMKRVDRRPQPNPVPLHNFRHGSRTPLEHLPIEQKWQQAGYREPPEHVEKPEKF; from the coding sequence ATGAGTGAAAATTACTGCACCATTCTCTTTAATGGTGAACGGTTGAAAGGGTTAGCTAATCAACCGCTAATCGATTTTCTGGACGCTCACGGGAAAAAATTACCTCATGTCTGTTATCACCCGGCGCTGCAACCGCTGCAGAGCTGCGATGTCTGCTGGGTGGATGCCAATGGCGAGCGGGTACGCGGCTGCACGCTTCGCACTGAAGAGGGCCTGACGGTGCAGAGTGAAGGCAGTGCGGTCAGGGCTGCGCAGCAGGAGGGCATGGATCGGCTGCTCAACCGTCATGAGCTTTACTGCACCGTCTGCGAGCACAATACCGGTGACTGCACCCTGCATAATGCCGTTGCTGATATGCACATTCCGATTCAGTACTATCCTCATCAGCCCAAGCCGTATGCAAAAGATCACTCCAACCCGTTTTACACCTACGATCCTGACCAGTGCATCCTGTGCGGATGCTGTGTCGAGGCGTGCCAGAATGTTGAGGTCAATGAGACGCTTTCTATTGACTACACCCAGGCACATCCGCGCGTGCTGTGGGATGGCGGCACTGAAATCGCCGGCTCCAGCTGCGTCAGCTGTGGCCACTGCGTCACGGTCTGCCCGTGTAATGCCCTGCTGGAAAAAACCATGCAGCCCGATGCGGGTCCGTTCACCGCAATGGATGAGGGGCTGAAACGTCCCCTGATCGACTTTGTGAAAACGCTGGAAAACAGCATCGGCATGGAGCCTATTACCGGCGTGTCGAAAATAGACGTGGCGCTGCGTCAATCGGAGATCAACCGCACCAAAACCGTCTGTACTTATTGCGGCGTGGGCTGCAGCTTTGAGATCTGGACCCGCGATCGCCATATCCTGAAAATTCAGCCAGTCGCGGATGCGCCGGCCAATGGCATCTCCACCTGCGTGAAAGGTAAATTCGGCTGGGATTTCGTCAACAGCCCGGAGCGCCTGACTACCCCCCTGATCCGCGAAAATGGCCGCTTCCGGCCTGCCAGCTGGGACGAAGCGTTGCAGCGCGTTGCCGAAGGCTTGCAGGGCATCGCGCAGAATTATGGTGGCGATGCGATTGGCTTTATCGGATCCAGCAAAGCCAGCAATGAAGAAGCCTATCTCACGCAGAAAATCGCCCGTTTAATCTTCGGTACCAACAACGTCGATAACTCCTCGCGCTATTGTCAGAACCCGGCGACAGAAGGGCTGTTCCGCACCGTCGGTTACGGCGGCGATGCCGGAACGATAAAGGATCTGCAGGAGACCGACCTGATTGTGCTGGTCGGCAGTAACCTCTCTGAAAATCATCCGGTCATTGCGTCGCACATTAAGCAGAGCCATAAACATCGTGGTCAGAAACTGCTGGTCGTTGATCCGCGTCGTCATGAAATGGCGGAACGGGCTGACTGCTATCTGCGTATACGGCCTGGCACCGACCTGGTCTGGGCCTCGGCGATGGCGAAGTATATGTTTGATCACGGTCATGCCGATGAGGCGTTTCTGGCGCAGCGGGTAAATCAGGTTGAAGAGTATCGCGCCTCACTCGACGCGTTTACGCTGGCTTTTGCCAGCGCGATCTGTGGCCTGAGCGAGGCAGAGCTGACAAAGGCGGCGGAGATGATCGGCCAGGCGGGCAGCGCCTGCATATTGTGGGCGATGGGGATTACCCAGCACAGCCACGGGGCTGACACCAGCACCGCGCTGTCAAACCTGCTGCTGGTCACCGGTAACTACGGCCGGCCAGGCACCGGCGGCTATCCGATGCGCGGTCATAACAACGTGCAGGGCGCCAGTGACTTCGGCTGCCTGAGCAATCTCTATCCGGGTTATGAAAAAGTCACGGACGCTGCGGTACGGGAAAAATGGGCGTGCGCCTGGGGCGTCGCTCCTGATGCACTCTCCGACAAGCCAGGGGCCGATAACTTCAGGATGGTGCAGGAGGCGGGTGAAGGCAAAATCCGCGCGATGTACATCACCGGCGAAGAGACGGCGTTTGCGGATGCTGACGCCGCTTCGGTGCATGCCGCCTTCAGCAAGCTGGAATTTATGGTGGTGCAGGACATCTTTATGTCACGTACCGCCGAGTTTGCCGACGTGGTTCTGCCCGGTGCGCCGAGCGTGGAGAAAGAGGGCACGTTTGTAAACACCGAGCGGCGCATCCAGCACTTTTCTCCGGCGATGAAACCGCTGGGCGATTGTCGTCCCGACTGGCAGATCTTCACCGAGCTCGCTGCCCGCCTCGGTCATCACTGGCATTACCCGAATCCGGGCGCGATCATGGCAGAAGCGGCGGGCATTGCAGAGATTTTCGCGGGCGTCAGCTATGAGAATCTGGTCGGCTGGCAGTCACAGCTCTGGCCGGTCAGCGCCGAAGGCGAAAGCACGCCGCGTCTCTATACGGAACGGTTCAATTTCCCGGATGGCAAAGCGCGCCTCTACCCGCTGAGCTGGCAGCCGCCCGCCGAGCAGGAGGATGCCGAATATAATCTGCTGCTGAATAATGGCCGGATGCTGGAGCATTTCCAGTCGATGAATCAGACCGGCCAGGGTGGCCGCATGATGTCGCTGTCGCCCAATGCTTTTGTCGAGATCTCACCCGAACTGGCCGCCTCACGCGCGCTGAGCGAAGGAGAGTGGGTGCGCATCACCTCGCGACGCGGATCGCTGGATGTGCCGGTGGTTATCACCGAGCGCGTGGCGGGCAACGTGCTCTTTATGCCGATTCACCATGGTAAGGATGGCGTCAACGCGCTGACCGGTGAGCATCACGATCCTGACGTGAATACCCCGGCTTATAAAGAGATCGCGGTCAACATGAAGCGGGTCGATCGCCGTCCGCAGCCCAATCCGGTGCCGCTTCACAATTTCCGCCACGGCAGTCGTACGCCGCTTGAACACCTGCCGATTGAACAAAAATGGCAGCAGGCCGGTTATCGTGAACCGCCTGAACATGTCGAAAAACCGGAGAAATTTTAA
- a CDS encoding DUF1641 domain-containing protein — translation MAERMKYQVPPTRTEPTAREAMDELLENLHQHGFLRLANDLVKSNNEVGKILISGLNQPGTQNALQNLSLLMMTLGSVPPEQFNHLLLAVRDAAMAVKPARDEARQGKAAPGIRGIIRLLNDEDLWRGLRPIFAALEVFSHQIDREEEKPITRFSGKPSRE, via the coding sequence ATGGCAGAACGGATGAAGTATCAGGTCCCGCCGACGCGCACCGAACCGACCGCTCGTGAGGCGATGGATGAGTTGCTCGAAAATCTCCACCAGCATGGCTTTCTGCGACTGGCGAACGATCTGGTTAAATCGAACAACGAGGTAGGGAAAATTCTGATCTCCGGGCTTAATCAGCCCGGCACGCAGAATGCGCTGCAGAATCTTTCGTTGCTGATGATGACGCTGGGCAGCGTGCCGCCCGAGCAATTTAATCATCTGCTACTGGCGGTGCGTGATGCCGCGATGGCCGTGAAACCCGCCCGTGATGAGGCCCGGCAGGGAAAAGCTGCGCCGGGCATTCGCGGCATTATCCGGTTACTGAATGATGAGGATCTCTGGCGCGGGCTGCGCCCGATCTTCGCGGCGCTGGAAGTCTTTTCACACCAGATCGACCGTGAAGAGGAGAAGCCGATTACGCGCTTCAGTGGCAAGCCCAGCCGGGAGTAA
- a CDS encoding GFA family protein: MQNEMTAQCHCGAVAYRVTLKDGFNTVRRCNCSFCRMRGAVVVFATKVELTQGEAQLTEYRFNSKAVGHYFCSLCGIYTFHQSRSQPDQFGVNVACLEGVSPFDFIDVPVSDGINHPKDGGAGGVAGHLVYTPT; this comes from the coding sequence ATGCAGAATGAAATGACAGCACAATGCCACTGTGGCGCGGTGGCATATCGGGTGACGCTGAAGGACGGATTTAACACGGTGCGCCGCTGCAACTGCTCGTTTTGCCGGATGCGCGGCGCGGTGGTGGTGTTTGCGACGAAGGTTGAGCTGACGCAGGGCGAAGCACAGCTCACGGAATATCGCTTTAACAGCAAAGCGGTGGGCCACTACTTCTGCTCCCTCTGCGGCATTTACACCTTTCATCAGAGCCGCTCACAGCCCGATCAGTTTGGGGTTAATGTCGCCTGTCTTGAAGGCGTTTCCCCGTTTGATTTCATTGATGTGCCGGTCTCCGATGGCATCAATCATCCTAAGGATGGCGGTGCGGGCGGTGTAGCCGGTCATCTGGTCTACACCCCCACGTAA
- a CDS encoding DeoR/GlpR family DNA-binding transcription regulator, translating to MLDYAAFPQQRQALIREILQQNGRVVCADLARQMAVSEHTIRRDLHELSKEGLCKKVYGGAVLQLPDAGSFISRKEHDHAAKALIAQRCARLVKADSCIFIDAGTTNLALAQALPPEMRLTVVTNAPDIAALLINHPVAEVIMLGGQILKSTGGAVGQTAINQIQGILFDQAFIGGCAMSPEAGLTGFDYADCEFKKVAMAQSNQVIVGLTADKIPAVARFSVAKCCDISTLVVEEKLDKTLLEAFAAEEVTLITV from the coding sequence ATGCTCGATTATGCAGCTTTCCCACAGCAGCGACAAGCCCTGATTCGTGAGATCCTGCAGCAGAACGGTCGCGTCGTTTGTGCGGACCTGGCGCGGCAAATGGCGGTCTCTGAGCACACCATCCGGCGCGATCTGCATGAACTCAGCAAAGAGGGATTGTGTAAGAAGGTTTACGGCGGTGCGGTGTTACAGCTGCCTGACGCGGGCAGTTTTATCAGCCGAAAAGAGCACGATCACGCAGCAAAAGCCCTGATCGCGCAGCGCTGTGCCCGCCTTGTGAAAGCTGACAGCTGTATCTTTATCGATGCGGGCACCACCAATCTGGCGCTGGCGCAGGCGCTCCCGCCTGAAATGCGTCTGACCGTCGTCACCAATGCGCCTGATATTGCCGCGCTGTTGATCAACCATCCTGTCGCGGAGGTGATTATGCTGGGCGGTCAGATACTGAAGAGTACGGGCGGCGCGGTCGGGCAAACTGCGATTAACCAGATTCAGGGAATCTTGTTTGATCAGGCGTTTATTGGCGGCTGCGCGATGAGCCCGGAGGCCGGGCTGACTGGTTTCGACTATGCCGATTGCGAATTTAAGAAAGTCGCGATGGCGCAGAGCAATCAGGTCATTGTCGGGCTGACGGCGGACAAAATCCCCGCGGTAGCGCGCTTCAGCGTGGCGAAATGTTGCGATATTTCAACGTTGGTGGTGGAAGAGAAGCTCGATAAAACCCTGCTGGAGGCCTTTGCCGCTGAAGAGGTTACGCTGATTACAGTCTGA
- a CDS encoding MFS transporter: MANNLSSAQATRIIFFLAGFITATWAVMVPFARANTGVNEAQLGTLLLCLGVGALIAMPVTGWLTSRFGCRRVILVAIALIIISTPWLSVLSDPLLLALALLLFGVGIGVTDCAMNIQAILVEKQAAKPVMSGFHGMYSVGGIAGAGFMTLLLAMGFSVLTGCLLAILAVIIMTLVSASGLLTFANPAEGPVFAVPRGSVLIIGIICFAVFLTEGTVLDWSAVYLTDVRAIPASLGGLGYTCFAIAMTAARLTGDRIISSLGRLPVVLGGALIAAAGMAMVTYIASWPLALLGYTLVGAGCANIVPVMFSAAGRQTVMPQAVAVPAITTLGYLGVLSGPAVIGYVAHYTHLSFSFSLIMALMLIVGAVSLTLDLGRSITTKENA; encoded by the coding sequence ATGGCTAATAACCTCTCTTCCGCACAGGCAACGCGCATCATCTTCTTTCTGGCCGGATTTATTACCGCAACCTGGGCTGTCATGGTGCCTTTCGCGCGCGCCAATACCGGCGTGAATGAGGCTCAGCTGGGCACCTTGCTGCTCTGTCTGGGCGTTGGCGCATTGATTGCGATGCCGGTGACGGGCTGGCTCACCAGTCGTTTTGGCTGCCGCCGGGTCATTCTGGTCGCCATTGCGCTGATTATCATCAGTACGCCGTGGCTGTCGGTGCTCAGCGATCCACTGTTGCTGGCGCTGGCATTGCTGCTGTTTGGCGTCGGCATCGGTGTCACGGACTGCGCCATGAACATTCAGGCGATCCTGGTAGAGAAGCAGGCCGCGAAGCCGGTGATGTCCGGTTTTCACGGTATGTACAGCGTGGGTGGCATAGCGGGTGCTGGCTTTATGACGCTGCTACTGGCGATGGGCTTCAGCGTGCTGACCGGCTGCTTACTCGCGATCCTTGCGGTGATAATCATGACGCTGGTCAGCGCATCGGGTTTACTGACTTTTGCCAATCCCGCGGAAGGGCCGGTGTTTGCGGTTCCGCGCGGCAGCGTACTGATTATCGGCATCATCTGCTTTGCTGTCTTCCTGACGGAGGGCACCGTACTGGACTGGAGCGCGGTCTATCTGACCGATGTCCGGGCCATTCCGGCATCACTGGGCGGGCTGGGTTACACCTGTTTTGCTATTGCGATGACGGCGGCGCGTCTGACCGGCGATCGCATCATCTCATCGCTGGGACGTTTGCCGGTGGTACTGGGCGGTGCGCTGATTGCCGCCGCAGGCATGGCGATGGTGACGTACATCGCTTCCTGGCCGCTGGCGTTGCTGGGATATACCCTGGTTGGCGCAGGCTGCGCCAACATCGTGCCGGTGATGTTCTCCGCTGCCGGACGTCAGACGGTGATGCCGCAGGCCGTGGCCGTGCCCGCCATTACGACGCTGGGTTATCTTGGCGTGCTGAGCGGACCCGCCGTGATTGGCTACGTGGCGCATTACACCCATCTCTCTTTCTCATTTTCACTGATCATGGCACTGATGCTGATCGTCGGCGCGGTCTCGCTGACGCTGGATTTAGGCCGTAGCATCACAACAAAGGAAAACGCATGA
- a CDS encoding VOC family protein, which translates to MKIAHVALWTRHPEAQQQFWRGMFNAQSGERYQSQNRPGFASYFLRLDQGATLELMTLPDLDDGQPGREVTGWAHIAISVGDEQQVDKMAARAAEKGILVAAPRRTGDGFYEAIIRDPDGNLIELVAE; encoded by the coding sequence ATGAAAATCGCCCACGTCGCACTCTGGACACGCCATCCAGAGGCGCAACAGCAATTCTGGCGCGGGATGTTTAATGCGCAGAGCGGTGAGCGGTATCAGAGTCAGAACCGTCCTGGCTTCGCCTCATACTTCCTGCGGCTGGATCAGGGCGCGACCCTTGAGCTGATGACCCTGCCGGATCTGGACGACGGCCAGCCGGGCAGGGAAGTCACTGGCTGGGCGCACATCGCAATAAGCGTCGGTGATGAGCAGCAGGTCGATAAGATGGCGGCCAGAGCGGCAGAAAAGGGGATTCTGGTAGCGGCACCGCGCCGCACGGGCGACGGGTTTTATGAGGCAATTATTCGCGATCCGGACGGTAACCTGATTGAGCTGGTCGCAGAGTAA
- a CDS encoding DUF1109 domain-containing protein, producing MRNHDQLINQLSASAQPVQRVWPTGWRVAGWIALALPCGALTSWAFHSRLTDWSQPGALFALVAVLLSLVIAGSTLAAAFTLSIAGRKPVSLRWPLLMAVMWLGLNLINMSSEAPHAGASRLGEGIHCYLFMLSASVPMVLMSVFALKRTRSLYPARSLALSGCGSAFTSSMLLSLCHDTHLHMIDFSMHLAAGITIVVMTVVTGRRWVRLGE from the coding sequence ATGAGAAATCATGACCAGTTAATTAATCAGCTCAGCGCCTCTGCGCAGCCGGTGCAGCGCGTCTGGCCCACTGGCTGGCGCGTCGCGGGCTGGATCGCGCTTGCCCTGCCTTGCGGCGCACTGACCAGCTGGGCATTTCACAGCCGTCTGACGGACTGGTCTCAGCCTGGCGCGTTATTTGCGCTGGTTGCCGTTCTGCTGTCGCTGGTCATCGCAGGCAGCACGCTGGCGGCCGCCTTTACGCTGAGTATTGCAGGGCGAAAACCGGTCAGCCTGCGCTGGCCGCTGCTGATGGCGGTAATGTGGCTGGGGCTGAATCTGATCAATATGTCATCGGAAGCCCCGCATGCGGGCGCGAGCAGGCTGGGTGAAGGCATACACTGCTATCTGTTTATGCTGTCAGCCAGCGTGCCGATGGTGCTGATGTCGGTGTTTGCCCTGAAACGCACGCGGTCACTTTATCCCGCCCGCAGTCTGGCTCTGAGCGGCTGCGGCAGTGCGTTTACCTCATCAATGCTGTTGTCGCTGTGTCATGACACCCATCTGCATATGATCGATTTCTCTATGCATCTGGCGGCAGGCATCACCATCGTGGTGATGACAGTGGTCACGGGACGCCGCTGGGTCCGGCTGGGAGAGTAA
- a CDS encoding sigma-70 family RNA polymerase sigma factor, with translation MSETDPRAQQWPALMARAQAGDRAAYNQLLKAMVPAIRARVCKKIRDEVLVEDVIQETLLAIHRVRHTYDPQRPILPWVAAIASARTIDALRQHGRRQEVQDDEELQQWPAENAESSADTDILSGYLDTLPLRQREIVESVHLREQSLAQAAAETNQSLSAVKSLLHRAMVTLRKYGRGHHEKS, from the coding sequence ATGTCAGAAACTGATCCACGCGCACAGCAGTGGCCAGCCCTGATGGCCCGTGCACAGGCGGGTGACAGAGCAGCCTATAACCAGTTACTGAAAGCGATGGTTCCGGCCATCCGGGCACGGGTGTGCAAAAAAATCCGTGACGAGGTGCTGGTCGAGGATGTGATTCAGGAGACGCTGCTGGCGATTCATCGGGTGCGGCATACCTACGATCCGCAGCGCCCGATACTGCCCTGGGTTGCCGCCATTGCTTCTGCGCGGACCATTGATGCGCTGCGACAGCATGGTCGTCGTCAGGAAGTTCAGGATGATGAGGAACTGCAACAGTGGCCTGCTGAAAACGCAGAGTCTTCAGCGGATACGGATATCCTCTCCGGGTATCTGGATACCCTTCCGCTGCGTCAGCGGGAGATCGTCGAATCGGTGCATCTGCGCGAGCAGAGTCTGGCGCAGGCAGCCGCTGAAACCAATCAGTCACTCTCTGCGGTTAAATCTCTGTTGCATCGCGCAATGGTTACTCTTCGAAAATATGGACGGGGTCATCATGAGAAATCATGA
- a CDS encoding thioredoxin family protein → MLTAIAAAFLGGIILNLMPCVFPVISLKALSLIRHHESPSHARAEGLAFLLGVVVTMVALAAVLLLARAGGASVGWGFQLQSPLVIAALILVMLGSALNLLGLFEVGLSVQRVGEVGGDRGGLVGSALTGALAIIVATPCSAPFMASAVGYALTQPPLVSLVIFISLALGFAAPFTLVSFFPVLARVLPKPGAWMITLKQGLAFPMLGAVGWLIWVLERQAGSAALAAILACCLLFSFAAWLYGMAQKRRMMGQRHLVLHVATAFFLALVVVPLLNLNSFASAPAETETASQAAAAVAWSPQNVDAIKGQGKPILVNFTASWCITCQVNDRTSLSTQAVKSAMARTSTIYMVADSTKYNPDVEQALSDFGRGGLPLYVVYPADGGKPVVLPQVLTPGIVISALDQATEKGKKT, encoded by the coding sequence ATGCTGACTGCGATTGCAGCCGCCTTCCTGGGCGGCATTATTCTGAACCTCATGCCCTGCGTGTTTCCGGTGATCTCGCTGAAAGCACTGAGCCTGATTCGCCATCACGAATCGCCATCGCACGCCCGCGCGGAGGGCCTGGCCTTCTTACTGGGCGTCGTGGTGACGATGGTTGCCCTGGCCGCGGTATTATTGCTGGCCAGGGCGGGAGGCGCTTCGGTGGGCTGGGGGTTCCAGCTGCAATCGCCGCTGGTCATCGCCGCGCTGATTCTGGTGATGCTCGGTTCAGCACTGAACCTGCTCGGTCTGTTTGAAGTCGGATTGTCGGTACAGCGGGTGGGCGAAGTGGGCGGCGATCGCGGCGGTTTAGTCGGTTCAGCGCTGACCGGCGCACTGGCCATCATTGTCGCCACGCCCTGCAGCGCGCCGTTTATGGCCAGTGCGGTGGGATATGCCCTGACTCAGCCTCCTCTGGTGAGCCTGGTGATCTTTATCTCGCTGGCGCTGGGCTTTGCGGCGCCCTTTACCCTGGTCTCATTCTTCCCGGTTCTGGCGCGCGTTCTGCCAAAGCCGGGTGCCTGGATGATCACCTTAAAACAGGGTCTGGCGTTTCCGATGCTGGGCGCAGTGGGCTGGCTGATCTGGGTACTGGAGCGTCAGGCGGGATCGGCGGCGCTGGCCGCAATTCTGGCCTGCTGTTTACTGTTTAGTTTTGCCGCCTGGCTGTATGGCATGGCGCAGAAACGCCGTATGATGGGACAGCGCCATTTGGTGCTGCATGTTGCAACGGCGTTCTTCCTGGCGCTGGTCGTCGTGCCTTTACTGAATCTGAACAGCTTTGCCAGCGCGCCCGCTGAGACGGAAACCGCCTCACAGGCCGCCGCCGCTGTAGCCTGGTCGCCGCAGAATGTTGATGCGATCAAAGGTCAGGGCAAGCCCATCCTGGTGAACTTTACCGCGTCATGGTGCATTACCTGCCAGGTCAACGATCGCACTTCGCTTTCGACACAGGCGGTAAAATCCGCAATGGCGCGAACCAGCACGATTTACATGGTCGCAGATTCAACCAAATACAATCCCGATGTGGAACAGGCGCTGAGCGATTTCGGACGCGGTGGTTTGCCCCTCTACGTGGTTTACCCGGCTGATGGCGGCAAACCGGTGGTGCTGCCGCAGGTGCTGACGCCAGGCATTGTGATTTCAGCGCTGGATCAGGCGACAGAAAAAGGAAAGAAAACCTGA
- a CDS encoding peroxiredoxin, translated as MPMKNTLKTLAVATLLALSVPATSAFAALQVGEKAPDFKLDAALAGKSTTFSLQQALKKGPVVLYFFPAAFSAGCTLEAHDFAEATDEFKKQGATVIGVTAGNTDQIAKFSQLECRDKFTVAADPGAKVASEYKSTMEMKGQKVSDRTSYVIAPDGKILLSFTDKNPDTHIQKAMDAVKKYRQANPA; from the coding sequence ATGCCAATGAAAAACACCCTGAAAACCCTGGCCGTTGCTACGCTGCTGGCACTGAGTGTTCCGGCAACATCCGCCTTTGCGGCGTTACAGGTCGGTGAAAAAGCGCCGGACTTTAAACTCGACGCCGCGCTGGCGGGTAAATCGACCACCTTCTCTTTGCAGCAGGCTCTGAAAAAAGGCCCGGTTGTCCTTTACTTCTTCCCGGCTGCATTCAGCGCTGGCTGTACCCTCGAAGCGCATGATTTCGCTGAAGCGACCGATGAATTTAAAAAACAGGGTGCGACCGTCATCGGTGTCACCGCGGGCAATACCGATCAGATTGCTAAGTTCTCGCAGCTGGAATGCCGTGACAAATTTACCGTAGCAGCCGATCCGGGTGCCAAAGTCGCCTCAGAATATAAGAGCACGATGGAGATGAAAGGTCAGAAAGTCTCCGACCGTACCTCTTACGTAATTGCGCCCGACGGCAAGATTCTGCTGAGCTTCACCGATAAAAATCCTGATACGCATATCCAGAAAGCGATGGATGCCGTTAAAAAATATCGTCAGGCCAATCCGGCATAA
- a CDS encoding aldose 1-epimerase family protein yields the protein MKIKLALTVLAVLVSGSAAAKTWVLTSAEQGTEQGNWQISSGELKFQGKPFSIEQKVLHGGKQEGSKILTIHSQDGLTITLSPTRGMNLLRVEGFGTRMGWDSPVKEVVNPAYINLESRNGLGWLDGFNEMMVRCGYEWTGHPVTDQGRIYTLHGKAGNTPVSQLEVEVADAAPHEIRIRGLIKESTFKKTDLQTMTELRYVPGSNSFSLHDVLTNHGDYPHDYQIIYHSNLGKPILEEGARFLAPMSGISPFNDYAKAGLKDWQTYKGPTKDFDEMVFNIKPLSDSNHQTVAAVINKAGNSGASIQFDTRQLPMLTLWKNTDTLKQGYVTGIEPGTSYAYPVTIEREQKRVKQLEPGASTAFDLTYTLLHSSEQVNDVEKRIKGIQGETKIDVSETPIAKE from the coding sequence ATGAAGATTAAACTGGCATTAACGGTCCTGGCGGTTCTGGTTTCAGGTTCTGCAGCGGCGAAAACATGGGTGCTGACGAGTGCTGAACAGGGCACAGAGCAGGGAAACTGGCAGATCTCCAGTGGTGAGCTGAAGTTTCAGGGCAAGCCGTTCAGCATTGAGCAAAAAGTTCTGCATGGCGGCAAGCAGGAAGGCAGTAAAATCCTCACCATTCACAGTCAGGATGGCCTGACCATCACGCTCAGCCCGACCCGTGGCATGAACCTGCTGCGCGTTGAAGGTTTTGGTACGCGTATGGGCTGGGATTCACCGGTTAAAGAGGTGGTCAATCCTGCTTACATCAATCTGGAAAGCCGCAACGGTCTGGGCTGGCTGGACGGCTTCAACGAGATGATGGTGCGTTGCGGTTACGAATGGACCGGTCATCCAGTGACAGACCAGGGGCGTATCTACACGCTGCACGGTAAAGCGGGTAACACGCCGGTTTCACAGCTGGAAGTTGAAGTGGCCGACGCCGCACCGCATGAAATCCGCATTCGCGGTCTGATTAAAGAGAGCACTTTCAAGAAAACCGATTTGCAGACCATGACCGAACTGCGCTACGTGCCGGGCAGCAACAGCTTCAGCCTGCATGATGTGTTAACGAACCACGGTGACTATCCACACGATTACCAGATCATCTATCACAGCAACTTAGGCAAACCTATTCTGGAAGAGGGCGCGCGTTTCCTGGCCCCGATGTCCGGCATCAGCCCGTTCAATGATTACGCGAAAGCCGGATTAAAGGACTGGCAGACCTACAAAGGTCCGACCAAAGACTTTGACGAAATGGTGTTCAATATCAAGCCGCTTTCAGACAGTAACCATCAGACCGTCGCTGCGGTGATTAATAAAGCCGGAAACAGCGGTGCGTCGATCCAGTTCGATACCCGCCAGCTCCCGATGCTGACCTTATGGAAAAATACTGACACCCTGAAGCAGGGTTATGTGACCGGCATCGAGCCAGGCACGAGTTATGCCTATCCGGTTACCATCGAACGCGAGCAAAAGCGCGTGAAGCAACTGGAACCTGGCGCGAGTACGGCATTTGATCTGACGTATACGCTGCTGCACAGCAGCGAGCAGGTTAATGACGTTGAGAAACGCATTAAGGGCATTCAGGGTGAGACGAAGATAGATGTGAGCGAGACGCCGATAGCGAAAGAGTAA
- a CDS encoding type II toxin-antitoxin system ParD family antitoxin, with amino-acid sequence MPTSVALSPYFEAFIREQIESGRYNNTSEVIRAGLRALEEREQQMKLDALQKAVNAGINSGESKNAEEVFGRLSQKYRRQAEGGQS; translated from the coding sequence ATGCCTACCAGCGTAGCACTCAGTCCTTATTTCGAAGCGTTTATACGTGAACAGATTGAAAGCGGGCGATATAACAACACCAGTGAAGTGATCCGTGCGGGGCTCAGGGCTCTGGAAGAGCGGGAGCAGCAGATGAAACTTGATGCTCTGCAAAAAGCGGTCAATGCAGGTATAAACAGCGGCGAGAGCAAAAACGCGGAAGAGGTTTTTGGACGGCTGTCGCAAAAATATCGGCGGCAGGCCGAAGGTGGTCAATCATAA